Proteins encoded in a region of the Mycobacterium branderi genome:
- the acpS gene encoding holo-ACP synthase AcpS has protein sequence MSIVGVGIDLVSIPEFADQVDQPGTVFAETFTPGERRDASDKSSSAARHLAARWAAKEAVIKAWSGSRFAQRPVLPEGIHRDIEVVTDMWGRPRVRLTGAIAEHLKDVTIHVSLTHEKDTAAAVAILEIS, from the coding sequence GTGAGCATCGTCGGAGTGGGGATCGACTTGGTTTCCATCCCGGAGTTTGCCGACCAGGTCGATCAGCCCGGCACGGTGTTCGCGGAAACCTTCACACCCGGTGAGCGGCGCGACGCCTCAGACAAGAGCTCGTCGGCGGCGCGGCACCTGGCCGCCCGCTGGGCGGCGAAGGAGGCGGTGATCAAGGCGTGGTCGGGCTCGCGGTTCGCGCAGCGGCCGGTGCTGCCGGAGGGCATTCATCGCGACATCGAGGTGGTCACCGACATGTGGGGCCGGCCGCGGGTCCGGCTGACCGGTGCCATTGCCGAGCACTTGAAAGACGTGACGATCCACGTATCGCTGACCCACGAGAAGGACACCGCCGCCGCGGTAGCCATCCTCGAGATTTCGTAA
- a CDS encoding type I polyketide synthase — protein sequence MTIHEHDRVSAERDGATAEATHGTHALVDRLTAGEPYAVAFGGQGSAWLETLEELVSSAGIESELATLVGEVDLLLEPVAKELVVVRPIGFEPLSWVRALAAEDPVPSAKQLTSAAVSVPGVLLTQIAAVRALTRQGMDLSATPPVAVAGHSQGVLGVESLKAAGARDVELLALAQLIGAAGTLVARRRGISILGDRPPMVSVTNADPERIYRLLEEFAQDVRTVLPPVLSIRNGRRSVVITGTPEQLSRFELYCKQISDKEEADRKNKIRGGDVFAPVFEPVQVEVGFHTPRLSDGIDLVGGWAEKVGIDVELARAMTEAILVQPVDWVDEVVSLHEAGARWILDLGPGDILTRLTAPVIRGLGIGIVPAATRGGQRNLFTIGAVPEVARPWSSYAPSVVQLPDGRIKLSTKFTRLTGRSPILLAGMTPTTVDAKIVAAAANAGHWAELAGGGQVTEEIFNDRIDELGGLLEPGRTYQFNALFLDPYLWKLQVGGKRLVQKARQSGAPIDGLVVSAGIPELEEAVELIDELNEIGISHVVFKPGTVEQIRSVIRIATEVPTKPVIMHIEGGRAGGHHSWEDLDDLLLATYSELRSRPNITVCVGGGIGTPERAAEYLSGRWAQAYGFPLMPVDGILVGTAAMATLESTTSPSVKRMLVETQGTDQWISAGKAQGGMASSRSQLGADIHEIDNTASRCGRLLDEVAGDAEAVAKRRDEIIAALNKTAKPYFGDVGEMTYLQWLQRYVELTIGEGNSTADTASPGSPWLADTWRDRFQQMLQRAEARLHPKDFGPIETLFGDSELLERPDQAIDALLAHYPDASSVQLHPADVPFFVTLCKTLGKPVNFVPVIDKDVRRWWRSDSLWQAHDARYDADQVCIIPGTASVAGITRMDEPVGELLDRFEQAAIDEVLASNGQPAPVTARRQGRTDVTGPLAVVLDAPDVLWAGRAATNPVHRIADPADWQVHENRTATHSSTGARLQTDGEQVVLSVPISGTWIDIRFTLPACTADGGTPVIDTDDAAAAMRSVLAIAAGVDGPDALPAVHRPATMQSAKRDEEEAGNYCGTATVTVDWNPERVADHTGVTATFGEPLAPGLTTVPDALVGSCWPAVFAAIGSAVTDTGVPVVEGLLSLVHLDHAAHLVGKLPTVPTELSVTATASTATDTEVGRVVPVSVTVADADGKTLATLEERFAIRGRTGVAELTDPLRAGGAVSDNATDTPRRRRRDVTLAAPVDMRPFAVVSGDHNPIHTDRAAALLAGLESPIVHGMWLSAAAQHVVTATDGKARPPARLVGWTARFLGMVRPGDEVDFRVDRVGIDQGAEVLEVSAKIGPDLVMSATARLAAPKTVYAFPGQGIQHKGMGMEVRARSKAARKVWDSADKFTRETLGFSVLHVVRDNPTSIIASGVHYQHPEGVLYLTQFTQVAMATVAAAQVAEMREQGAFVEGAIACGHSVGEYTALACVTGIYELEALLEMVFHRGSKMHDIVPRDELGRSNYRLAAIRPSQIDLADADVPGFVAEIAERTGEFLEIVNFNLRGSQYAIAGTVRGLEELEAEVERRREITGGKRSFILVPGIDVPFHSRVLRVGVAEFRRSLDRVMPRDADPDLIIGRYIPNLVPRPFTLDRDFIQEIRDLVPAEPLDPILADYDTWRRERPREMARTVFIELLAWQFASPVRWIETQDLLFTEEAAGGLGVERFVEIGVKSAPTVAGLATNTLKLPEYAHSTVEVLNAERDAAVLFATDTDPEPEPEIEEAEPTAESAAPQADAAPAPAPATAPSGAPRPDDIPFDAADATLALIALSAKMRIDQIEPLDSIESITDGASSRRNQLLVDLGSELNLGAIDGAAEADLAGLRSQVTKLARTYKPFGPVLSDAINDQLRTAFGPSGKRPAAIAERVKKTWELGDGWVKHVTVEVALGTREGTSVRGGALGHLHEGALADAASVDKVIDAAVAAVAARHGVSVALPSSGGGGATVDAAALSEFTDQITGRDGVLASAARLVLNQLGLDDPISAPATATDAELIDLVTAELGADWPRLVAPAFDAKKAVVFDDRWASAREDLVKLWLADDDDIDADWARLSERFEGAGHVVATQATWWQGKALAAGRQIHASLYGRIAAGAENPDKGRYSDEVAVVTGASKGSIAASVVGQLLDGGATVIATTSRLDDERLAFYRALYRDHARYDAALWVVPANMASYSDIDALVDWVGSEQTESLGPLSIHVKDAQTPTLLFPFAAPRVAGDLSEAGSRAEMEMKVLLWAVQRLIGGLSAIGAERDIASRLHVVLPGSPNRGMFGGDGAYGEAKSALDAVVTRWHAESSWAQRVSLAHALIGWTRGTGLMGHNDAIVSAVEEAGVTTYSTDEMAAMLLGLCDIESKAAAANAPLKVDLTGGLGDVELDMAELAAKAREEMTSEAAAEDDAAPEGTIAALPSPPRGYTPAPPPEWDDLDVDPADLVVIVGGAELGPYGSSRTRFEMEVENELSAAGVLELAWTTGLIRWEDDPQPGWYDTESGELVDEAELIERYHDAVVERVGIREWVDDGSIDPDHASPLLVSVFLDKDFTFVVSSEAEARAFVQFDPEHTVIRPVPDSTDWQVTRKVGTEIRVPRKNKLSRIVGGQIPTGFDPTVWGIPPDLASSIDRLAVWNIVATVDAFLSAGFSPAEVMRYVHPTLVANTMGTGMGGGTSMQTMYHGNLLGRSKPNDIFQEVLPNIVAAHVVQSYVGSYGAMIHPVAACATAAVSVEEGVDKIRLGKAELVVAGGIDDLTLEGIIGFGDMAATADTGMMRGRGISDSKFSRPNDRRRLGFVEAQGGGTILLARGDLALKMGLPVLAVVGFAQSFGDGVHTSIPAPGLGALGAGRGGKDSPLARALAKLGVGADDVAVISKHDTSTLANDPNETELHERLADSLGRSPGAPLFIVSQKSLTGHAKGGAAVFQMMGLCQILRDGVIPPNRSLDCVDDELAGSGHFVWVRDTLRLGGKLPLKAGLVTSLGFGHVSGLIALVHPQAFLATLSPEQRDEYRQRADARLLAGQRRLASAIAGGKPMYERPADRRFDHATAEKPQEAAMLLDAAARLGDGDVYQR from the coding sequence GTGACGATCCACGAGCACGACCGGGTGTCCGCCGAGCGCGACGGAGCGACCGCCGAGGCCACGCACGGCACCCACGCTCTGGTCGATCGTCTGACCGCCGGCGAGCCGTACGCGGTCGCGTTCGGTGGCCAGGGCAGCGCTTGGTTGGAGACCCTGGAGGAGCTGGTGTCCTCGGCCGGCATCGAGTCGGAGCTGGCGACGCTGGTCGGCGAGGTGGACCTGCTGCTCGAGCCCGTCGCCAAAGAGCTGGTCGTGGTGCGCCCCATCGGCTTTGAGCCGCTGAGCTGGGTGCGCGCGCTGGCCGCCGAGGACCCGGTTCCGTCGGCCAAGCAATTGACCTCGGCCGCAGTGTCCGTGCCCGGCGTGCTGCTCACCCAGATCGCCGCGGTACGCGCGCTGACGCGCCAGGGGATGGACCTGTCTGCGACGCCGCCGGTGGCCGTCGCCGGGCACTCGCAAGGCGTGCTGGGTGTCGAGTCGCTGAAGGCCGCCGGCGCCCGCGACGTCGAGCTGCTGGCCCTGGCGCAACTCATCGGCGCCGCCGGCACCCTGGTTGCGCGCCGGCGTGGCATCTCGATCCTCGGCGACCGCCCGCCGATGGTGTCGGTGACCAACGCCGACCCCGAGCGCATCTACCGGCTGCTCGAAGAGTTCGCCCAAGATGTTCGGACCGTGTTGCCGCCGGTGCTGTCCATCCGCAACGGCCGCCGATCGGTCGTCATCACCGGAACCCCCGAGCAGCTGTCGCGCTTCGAGCTCTACTGCAAGCAGATCTCGGACAAAGAGGAAGCCGACCGCAAGAACAAGATCCGCGGCGGCGACGTGTTCGCGCCGGTTTTCGAGCCGGTCCAGGTCGAGGTGGGTTTCCACACGCCGCGGCTCTCCGACGGCATCGACCTCGTCGGCGGCTGGGCCGAAAAGGTCGGCATCGACGTCGAGCTGGCGCGCGCGATGACCGAAGCCATCCTTGTCCAACCTGTCGACTGGGTCGACGAGGTGGTCTCGCTGCACGAGGCCGGCGCCCGCTGGATCCTTGACCTGGGTCCCGGCGACATCCTGACCCGGCTGACCGCGCCGGTGATCCGCGGCCTGGGCATCGGCATCGTGCCGGCGGCCACCCGAGGCGGCCAGCGCAACCTGTTCACCATCGGCGCCGTGCCCGAGGTGGCACGCCCGTGGTCGAGTTACGCCCCGTCCGTGGTGCAGCTGCCCGACGGCCGGATCAAGCTCTCGACGAAGTTCACCCGGCTCACCGGCCGCTCGCCGATCCTGCTGGCCGGCATGACGCCGACCACCGTCGACGCCAAGATCGTCGCCGCCGCGGCCAACGCCGGGCACTGGGCCGAGCTGGCGGGCGGCGGGCAGGTCACCGAAGAGATCTTCAACGACCGCATCGACGAACTGGGCGGTTTGCTCGAGCCCGGCCGCACGTATCAGTTCAACGCGCTGTTCCTCGACCCGTATCTGTGGAAGCTGCAGGTCGGCGGAAAACGCTTGGTGCAGAAGGCCCGTCAGTCCGGCGCGCCGATCGACGGGTTGGTGGTGTCCGCCGGCATCCCCGAGCTTGAAGAGGCCGTCGAGCTGATCGACGAGCTGAACGAGATCGGCATCAGCCACGTGGTGTTCAAGCCCGGCACCGTCGAGCAGATCCGCTCGGTCATCCGCATCGCCACCGAGGTGCCGACCAAGCCGGTGATCATGCACATCGAGGGCGGGCGCGCCGGCGGGCATCACTCCTGGGAAGACCTCGACGACCTGCTGCTGGCGACGTACTCCGAATTGCGGTCGCGGCCCAACATCACCGTCTGCGTCGGCGGCGGCATCGGCACCCCGGAGCGGGCGGCCGAATACCTCTCCGGGCGCTGGGCGCAGGCGTACGGTTTCCCGCTGATGCCGGTCGACGGCATCCTCGTCGGCACCGCGGCGATGGCCACGCTCGAGTCCACCACTTCGCCGTCGGTCAAGCGGATGCTGGTCGAAACCCAGGGCACCGACCAGTGGATCAGCGCCGGAAAAGCCCAGGGCGGCATGGCATCCAGCCGCAGCCAGCTCGGCGCCGACATCCACGAGATCGACAACACCGCCTCCCGGTGCGGACGGCTGCTCGACGAGGTCGCCGGCGACGCCGAGGCAGTCGCCAAGCGCCGCGACGAGATCATCGCCGCGCTGAACAAAACCGCCAAGCCGTATTTCGGCGACGTCGGCGAGATGACCTACCTGCAGTGGCTGCAGCGCTACGTCGAACTGACCATCGGCGAAGGCAATTCGACCGCCGACACCGCTTCGCCGGGCAGCCCATGGCTGGCCGACACCTGGCGCGACCGCTTCCAGCAGATGCTGCAGCGCGCCGAAGCGCGTTTGCATCCCAAGGATTTCGGCCCGATCGAGACACTGTTCGGCGACTCGGAGTTGCTCGAACGCCCCGACCAAGCGATCGATGCGCTGCTGGCCCATTACCCCGACGCGTCAAGCGTGCAGCTGCACCCCGCCGACGTCCCGTTCTTCGTCACGCTGTGCAAGACGCTGGGCAAGCCGGTCAACTTCGTGCCCGTCATCGACAAGGACGTCCGCCGTTGGTGGCGCAGCGATTCGCTGTGGCAGGCGCACGACGCCCGCTACGACGCCGACCAGGTGTGCATCATCCCCGGCACCGCGTCGGTGGCCGGCATCACCCGGATGGACGAGCCCGTCGGCGAGCTGCTCGACCGCTTCGAGCAGGCCGCCATCGACGAGGTGCTCGCATCCAACGGTCAACCGGCGCCGGTGACCGCGCGCCGGCAGGGCCGCACCGACGTGACCGGGCCGCTGGCCGTCGTCCTCGACGCCCCCGACGTGCTGTGGGCCGGCCGCGCCGCCACCAACCCGGTACATCGCATCGCCGATCCCGCAGACTGGCAGGTGCACGAAAACCGCACCGCCACACACTCTTCCACCGGAGCACGGCTGCAAACTGACGGCGAGCAGGTGGTGTTGAGCGTGCCGATCTCCGGCACCTGGATCGACATCCGCTTCACGTTGCCCGCCTGCACCGCCGACGGCGGAACCCCGGTCATCGACACCGACGACGCGGCCGCCGCGATGCGGTCGGTGCTGGCGATCGCCGCCGGCGTCGACGGGCCCGACGCCCTGCCCGCGGTGCACCGCCCGGCGACGATGCAGAGCGCGAAGCGCGATGAGGAGGAGGCGGGCAATTACTGCGGGACGGCCACCGTCACCGTCGACTGGAACCCCGAGCGGGTCGCCGACCACACCGGCGTCACCGCCACCTTCGGCGAGCCGCTGGCCCCCGGCCTGACCACCGTGCCCGACGCGCTGGTCGGCAGCTGCTGGCCCGCCGTGTTCGCCGCCATTGGCTCGGCCGTCACCGACACCGGTGTCCCGGTCGTCGAGGGCCTGCTGAGCCTGGTGCACCTGGACCACGCTGCACACCTGGTCGGCAAGCTGCCCACGGTGCCGACCGAATTGAGTGTCACCGCAACGGCTTCCACCGCCACCGACACCGAGGTCGGCCGGGTCGTCCCGGTATCGGTGACCGTCGCCGACGCCGACGGCAAGACGCTGGCCACCCTCGAGGAGCGCTTCGCGATCCGCGGCCGCACCGGTGTCGCCGAGCTGACCGACCCGCTGCGTGCCGGCGGCGCGGTGTCCGACAACGCCACCGACACGCCGAGGCGCCGCCGCCGCGATGTCACGCTGGCCGCACCGGTCGACATGCGCCCGTTCGCGGTGGTCTCCGGCGACCACAACCCGATCCACACCGACCGGGCCGCCGCGCTGCTGGCCGGACTGGAATCGCCGATCGTGCACGGGATGTGGCTCTCGGCCGCGGCCCAGCACGTGGTGACAGCCACCGACGGCAAGGCCCGCCCGCCGGCGCGGCTCGTCGGCTGGACCGCGCGCTTCTTGGGCATGGTCCGCCCCGGCGACGAGGTGGACTTCCGGGTCGACCGGGTCGGAATCGACCAGGGCGCAGAGGTTTTGGAGGTCAGTGCAAAGATTGGCCCGGATCTCGTCATGTCGGCGACGGCCCGGTTGGCAGCGCCCAAGACCGTCTATGCGTTTCCCGGCCAGGGCATCCAGCACAAGGGTATGGGCATGGAGGTCCGGGCCCGCTCCAAGGCTGCCCGCAAGGTCTGGGACTCGGCGGACAAGTTCACCCGCGAAACCTTGGGCTTCTCGGTGCTGCACGTGGTGCGCGACAACCCGACCAGCATCATCGCGTCGGGCGTGCACTACCAGCACCCCGAGGGCGTGCTGTACCTGACCCAGTTCACCCAGGTCGCGATGGCGACCGTGGCCGCTGCCCAGGTCGCCGAAATGCGCGAGCAGGGCGCGTTCGTGGAAGGCGCCATCGCCTGCGGGCACTCCGTCGGCGAATACACCGCGCTGGCCTGCGTCACCGGCATCTACGAGCTGGAAGCGTTGCTGGAGATGGTGTTCCACCGCGGCTCCAAGATGCACGACATCGTGCCGCGCGACGAGCTCGGCCGCTCCAACTACCGGCTCGCCGCGATCCGCCCGTCGCAGATCGACCTCGCCGACGCCGACGTGCCTGGGTTCGTCGCCGAGATCGCCGAGCGCACCGGGGAATTCCTGGAGATCGTCAACTTCAACCTGCGCGGCTCGCAGTACGCGATCGCCGGCACCGTCCGCGGCCTCGAAGAACTGGAGGCCGAGGTCGAGCGGCGACGCGAAATCACCGGCGGCAAGCGGTCTTTCATCCTGGTGCCTGGCATCGACGTCCCGTTCCACTCGCGGGTGTTGCGGGTCGGCGTGGCCGAGTTCCGCCGGTCGCTGGACCGGGTCATGCCGCGCGACGCGGATCCCGACCTGATCATCGGCCGCTACATCCCGAACCTGGTCCCGCGCCCGTTCACGCTCGACCGCGACTTCATCCAGGAGATCCGCGATCTGGTGCCGGCTGAGCCGCTCGATCCGATCCTCGCCGACTACGACACCTGGCGTCGCGAGCGGCCCCGCGAGATGGCGCGCACCGTCTTCATCGAGCTGTTGGCCTGGCAGTTCGCCAGCCCGGTGCGCTGGATCGAAACCCAGGACCTGCTGTTCACCGAGGAGGCCGCCGGCGGCCTGGGGGTGGAGCGCTTCGTCGAGATCGGCGTGAAGTCCGCGCCGACCGTCGCCGGGCTCGCCACCAACACCCTCAAGCTGCCCGAATACGCGCATTCCACAGTCGAAGTGCTCAACGCCGAGCGTGACGCCGCGGTGCTGTTCGCCACCGACACCGACCCTGAGCCGGAGCCGGAGATCGAGGAAGCGGAGCCCACTGCGGAATCTGCTGCGCCGCAAGCCGATGCGGCCCCGGCGCCCGCGCCGGCTACGGCCCCGTCCGGGGCTCCGCGACCCGACGACATTCCGTTCGACGCGGCCGACGCCACGCTGGCGCTGATCGCGCTGTCAGCCAAGATGCGCATCGACCAGATCGAGCCGCTGGATTCCATCGAGTCGATCACCGACGGCGCGTCGTCACGGCGTAACCAGCTGCTGGTCGACCTGGGCTCGGAGCTGAACCTGGGCGCCATCGACGGCGCCGCCGAGGCCGATCTGGCCGGGCTGCGCTCGCAGGTCACCAAGCTGGCCCGCACCTACAAACCTTTCGGCCCGGTGCTTTCCGACGCGATCAACGACCAGCTGCGCACCGCGTTCGGCCCGTCGGGCAAGCGACCGGCCGCCATCGCCGAGCGGGTCAAGAAGACCTGGGAACTCGGCGACGGCTGGGTCAAGCACGTCACCGTCGAGGTCGCGCTGGGCACCCGCGAGGGCACCAGCGTGCGCGGCGGCGCACTGGGCCACCTGCACGAGGGTGCACTGGCCGACGCCGCTTCCGTCGACAAGGTCATCGACGCCGCGGTGGCGGCAGTGGCTGCGCGCCACGGGGTTTCGGTGGCGCTGCCGTCGTCCGGCGGCGGCGGGGCGACCGTCGACGCCGCGGCGCTCTCCGAATTCACCGACCAGATCACCGGCCGCGACGGCGTTCTCGCCTCGGCGGCCCGCCTGGTGCTCAACCAGCTCGGACTCGACGACCCGATCAGCGCGCCGGCGACAGCCACCGACGCTGAACTGATCGACCTGGTCACCGCCGAACTCGGCGCGGACTGGCCGCGGCTGGTGGCGCCGGCCTTCGACGCCAAGAAGGCCGTCGTGTTCGACGACCGATGGGCCAGCGCCCGCGAAGATTTGGTCAAGCTGTGGCTGGCCGACGACGACGACATCGACGCCGACTGGGCGCGCCTCTCCGAACGGTTCGAGGGGGCCGGACACGTAGTGGCGACCCAGGCCACCTGGTGGCAGGGCAAGGCGCTGGCCGCCGGGCGGCAGATCCACGCGTCGCTGTACGGCCGGATCGCCGCCGGCGCGGAGAACCCCGATAAGGGCCGCTACAGCGACGAGGTCGCCGTGGTGACCGGCGCGTCGAAGGGCTCGATCGCCGCATCCGTCGTCGGCCAGCTGCTCGACGGTGGCGCCACCGTCATTGCGACGACCTCGCGCCTGGACGACGAGCGGCTGGCGTTCTACCGCGCGCTGTATCGCGACCACGCCCGCTACGACGCCGCGCTGTGGGTGGTGCCGGCCAACATGGCGTCCTACTCGGACATCGACGCGCTGGTCGACTGGGTGGGCAGCGAGCAGACCGAAAGCCTTGGGCCGCTGTCGATTCACGTCAAGGACGCGCAGACCCCGACGCTGCTGTTCCCGTTCGCGGCGCCGCGGGTCGCCGGCGACCTGTCGGAGGCCGGGTCGCGCGCCGAGATGGAGATGAAGGTGCTGCTGTGGGCCGTGCAGCGGCTCATCGGCGGGCTGTCGGCCATCGGCGCCGAGCGCGACATCGCCTCGCGGCTGCACGTGGTGCTTCCGGGCTCGCCCAACCGCGGCATGTTCGGCGGCGACGGCGCCTACGGCGAAGCCAAGTCGGCGCTCGACGCCGTGGTCACCCGCTGGCACGCCGAGTCGTCGTGGGCACAGCGGGTCAGCCTGGCGCACGCGCTGATCGGCTGGACCCGCGGCACCGGGCTGATGGGACACAACGACGCGATCGTCAGCGCCGTCGAAGAAGCCGGTGTCACAACGTATTCCACCGACGAGATGGCCGCCATGTTGCTGGGGCTGTGCGACATCGAGTCCAAGGCGGCCGCCGCCAACGCGCCGCTGAAGGTCGATCTCACCGGTGGGCTCGGCGATGTCGAGCTGGACATGGCGGAGCTGGCCGCCAAGGCCCGCGAGGAGATGACGTCCGAGGCCGCGGCCGAGGACGACGCCGCGCCCGAGGGCACCATCGCCGCGCTGCCGTCGCCGCCGCGCGGTTACACGCCGGCGCCGCCGCCGGAGTGGGACGACCTCGACGTCGACCCGGCCGACCTGGTGGTCATCGTCGGTGGCGCGGAGCTCGGGCCGTACGGCTCGTCGCGCACCCGCTTCGAGATGGAAGTGGAAAACGAGCTGTCGGCTGCCGGGGTGCTGGAGCTGGCCTGGACCACCGGTCTCATCCGCTGGGAAGACGATCCCCAACCCGGTTGGTACGACACGGAATCCGGCGAACTCGTCGACGAAGCCGAGCTTATCGAGCGCTACCACGACGCGGTGGTGGAGCGCGTCGGGATCCGCGAGTGGGTCGACGACGGCTCGATCGACCCCGACCACGCCTCACCGCTGCTGGTGAGTGTGTTCCTGGACAAGGACTTCACGTTCGTGGTGTCGTCGGAGGCCGAGGCGCGCGCGTTCGTGCAGTTCGACCCCGAGCACACCGTCATCCGGCCGGTGCCCGACTCCACCGACTGGCAGGTGACTCGCAAGGTGGGCACCGAGATTCGGGTGCCGCGCAAGAACAAGCTGTCGCGCATTGTCGGCGGCCAGATCCCGACCGGCTTCGACCCGACGGTCTGGGGCATTCCGCCGGACCTGGCCAGCTCGATCGACCGGCTGGCGGTGTGGAACATCGTCGCCACCGTCGATGCGTTCCTGTCCGCCGGGTTCAGCCCGGCCGAGGTGATGCGCTACGTGCACCCGACGCTGGTGGCCAACACGATGGGCACCGGCATGGGCGGCGGCACCTCGATGCAGACCATGTACCACGGAAACCTGTTGGGCCGCAGCAAGCCCAACGACATCTTCCAGGAAGTGCTGCCGAATATCGTTGCCGCGCACGTGGTTCAGTCCTATGTCGGTAGCTACGGCGCGATGATCCATCCGGTCGCCGCGTGCGCGACGGCCGCGGTGTCGGTCGAGGAGGGCGTCGACAAGATCCGGCTGGGCAAGGCCGAACTGGTGGTGGCCGGCGGCATCGACGACCTGACGCTGGAAGGCATCATCGGCTTCGGTGACATGGCGGCCACTGCCGACACCGGCATGATGCGCGGCCGGGGGATCAGCGACTCGAAGTTCTCGCGGCCCAACGACCGGCGCCGGCTGGGCTTTGTGGAAGCCCAGGGCGGCGGCACCATCCTGCTCGCCCGTGGCGACCTGGCTTTGAAGATGGGTCTGCCGGTGTTGGCCGTGGTGGGCTTCGCGCAGTCGTTCGGCGACGGGGTGCACACGTCGATTCCCGCGCCTGGCCTCGGTGCGCTGGGCGCCGGTCGTGGCGGCAAGGACTCGCCGCTGGCCCGCGCGCTGGCCAAGCTCGGCGTCGGCGCCGACGACGTCGCGGTGATCTCCAAGCACGACACCTCGACGCTGGCCAACGATCCCAACGAGACGGAACTGCATGAGCGGCTTGCCGATTCGCTCGGCCGCTCGCCCGGCGCGCCGCTGTTCATCGTGTCGCAGAAGAGCCTGACCGGGCACGCCAAGGGCGGCGCGGCGGTCTTCCAGATGATGGGGCTGTGCCAGATCCTGCGCGACGGCGTCATCCCGCCCAACCGCAGCCTGGATTGCGTCGACGACGAGCTGGCCGGCTCCGGGCACTTCGTCTGGGTCCGCGACACGCTGCGGCTCGGCGGCAAGTTGCCGCTCAAGGCCGGCCTGGTGACCAGCCTGGGCTTCGGGCACGTGTCAGGCCTGATCGCGCTGGTGCACCCGCAGGCGTTCCTGGCCACGCTGAGCCCGGAACAGCGCGACGAGTACCGGCAGCGCGCCGATGCCCGGCTGCTGGCCGGTCAGCGGCGGCTGGCGTCGGCGATCGCCGGCGGCAAGCCCATGTACGAGCGGCCCGCCGACCGTCGTTTCGACCACGCGACGGCGGAAAAGCCACAGGAAGCGGCGATGCTGCTCGACGCGGCGGCGCGGCTGGGCGACGGGGACGTCTACCAGCGGTGA
- a CDS encoding dipeptidase → MSDLAERVREVLPSVRRDLEDLVRIESVWADPARREEVHRSAQAVADLLAQAGFGDIQIVSADGAPAVIARHPAPPGAPTVLLYAHHDVQPEGDHSQWVSPPFEPTERDGRLYGRGTADDKAGIATHLAAFRAHDGKPPVGVTVFVEGEEESGSPSLRRLLAAHRDTLAADVIVIADSDNWSTDVPSLTVSLRGLADCVVEVATLDHGLHSGLWGGVVPDALSVLVRLLASLHDDDGNVAVAGLHESAVAAVDYPAERVRSETGLLDGVSEIGSGSVPQRLWGKPAITVIGIDTTSIAASSNTLIPRARAKVSMRVAPGGNAEAHLEALRTHLEQHAPWGAHVTVTPGDVGQPYAIDASGRVYDAARAAFRQAWGTEPVDMGMGGSIPFIAEFATAFPQATILVTGVEDPATQAHSVNESLHLGVLERAAITEALLLANLA, encoded by the coding sequence ATGAGCGATTTGGCCGAGCGCGTCCGCGAGGTGCTGCCGTCGGTGCGACGGGACCTGGAGGACCTTGTGCGCATCGAGTCGGTGTGGGCCGACCCGGCCCGGCGCGAAGAGGTGCACCGCAGCGCCCAGGCCGTTGCAGACCTGTTGGCACAGGCCGGTTTTGGTGACATACAGATCGTCAGCGCAGACGGTGCTCCGGCGGTCATCGCCCGGCATCCGGCGCCGCCCGGAGCGCCCACTGTGCTGCTCTACGCCCATCACGACGTGCAGCCCGAAGGTGACCATTCCCAATGGGTGTCGCCGCCGTTCGAGCCGACCGAGCGCGACGGCCGGCTCTACGGCCGCGGCACCGCCGACGACAAGGCCGGCATCGCAACGCATTTGGCGGCGTTTCGGGCACACGACGGCAAACCACCGGTCGGTGTGACGGTATTCGTCGAAGGGGAGGAGGAATCCGGGTCGCCGTCGCTACGACGGCTGCTGGCCGCCCATCGCGATACCCTGGCCGCCGACGTGATCGTGATCGCCGACTCCGACAACTGGAGCACCGACGTTCCCTCGCTGACGGTGTCGTTGCGCGGTCTGGCCGACTGCGTGGTCGAAGTGGCCACTCTCGATCACGGACTGCACTCCGGCCTGTGGGGCGGCGTCGTTCCGGACGCGCTGAGCGTGCTGGTGCGGCTTTTGGCCAGCCTGCACGACGACGACGGCAACGTGGCGGTGGCCGGTTTGCACGAAAGTGCCGTTGCCGCCGTCGATTACCCCGCCGAGCGGGTGCGATCCGAGACCGGGCTGCTCGACGGTGTCAGCGAGATTGGTTCCGGCTCAGTGCCGCAACGACTTTGGGGCAAGCCAGCGATCACGGTCATCGGCATCGACACCACATCGATTGCGGCGTCGTCGAACACGCTGATCCCGCGCGCTCGCGCCAAGGTGAGCATGCGGGTCGCTCCCGGCGGCAACGCCGAAGCGCACCTCGAGGCGCTGCGCACCCATCTGGAGCAGCACGCACCGTGGGGCGCGCACGTGACCGTCACGCCCGGTGATGTCGGTCAGCCGTACGCCATCGACGCCAGCGGGCGCGTCTACGACGCCGCGCGCGCCGCGTTCCGGCAGGCCTGGGGCACCGAGCCCGTCGACATGGGAATGGGCGGGTCGATTCCGTTCATCGCGGAGTTCGCCACCGCATTCCCGCAGGCCACAATCCTGGTCACCGGGGTCGAGGACCCGGCCACGCAGGCGCACAGCGTCAACGAGAGCCTGCACCTCGGGGTGCTGGAACGGGCGGCGATCACCGAAGCGCTGCTGTTGGCCAACCTGGCCTAG